In Pectinophora gossypiella chromosome 5, ilPecGoss1.1, whole genome shotgun sequence, a genomic segment contains:
- the LOC126367049 gene encoding tRNA N6-adenosine threonylcarbamoyltransferase, mitochondrial-like has translation MLRRNQNKLNYLFVIVLTIAMLSPCRYSLLSQIKIIKCLVRSYGIPAYSKSSKILGIETSCDDTGCAVVDGAGNLLGETLYSQSAIHVRYGGVNPTVAHDLHRENIEAAVTGALKKANFTMNDVDAIAVTTRPGLLISLQVGVMYAKFLSRTHQKPLIPVHHMEAHALVARMYHEIPFPFLALLISGGHCLVSVVKDVNDFLLLGKSLDNAPGEVMDKVARRMKLRNIPEYSQVSGGQAIELAATYAKNPGMFEFPLPLVRSRDCDFSFSGLKDSLVRKLISKEAEHGIIGDGIIPEVNDLCAAFQLAIAEHVVHRLDRAILFCEKNKIITDNCKNIVVSGGVACNNFIFNSLQYLGEKRGYNVYRPPPRVCTDNGIMIAWNGIEKLRIQQGVFSNIDLKDIDPEAPLGKNIIEEVKSANIQTKVTRLKKYIVSYFCALISSLTLKINLKEKYVCNFTTLFY, from the coding sequence ATGTTGAGAAGAAACCAGAACAAACTAAactatttgtttgttattgttttaacTATCGCAATGTTGTCTCCATGTCGTTATAGTTTATtatcacaaataaaaataattaagtgttTGGTAAGGTCATATGGAATTCCAGCCTATTCAAAAAGCTCCAAAATTCTAGGAATTGAAACTTCTTGTGATGATACTGGTTGTGCTGTAGTAGATGGTGCTGGTAATTTGTTAGGAGAAACATTGTACAGTCAAAGTGCCATACATGTGAGGTATGGTGGAGTAAATCCAACAGTCGCTCATGATTTACACCGAGAGAACATAGAAGCAGCTGTTACTGGAGCACTCAAGAAAGCTAACTTTACAATGAATGATGTTGATGCAATAGCAGTGACTACAAGACCTGGCCTTTTAATCAGTCTACAAGTAGGTGTTATGTATGCCAAGTTTCTGTCAAGAACACATCAAAAACCTTTGATACCTGTACATCACATGGAAGCACATGCTCTGGTAGCAAGAATGTATCACGAAATCCCATTTCCTTTTCTAGCTTTATTAATATCTGGTGGACACTGCCTTGTTTCAGTTGTTAAAGATGTTAATGACTTCCTTTTGCTTGGAAAAAGTTTAGATAATGCTCCAGGTGAAGTTATGGATAAAGTAGCCAGAAGAATGAAGTTACGTAATATACCTGAATACTCGCAAGTTTCTGGAGGCCAAGCAATTGAATTGGCAGCAACATATGCTAAAAACCCTGGAATGTTTGAATTTCCATTGCCATTAGTGAGGTCTAGAGACTGCGATTTCAGTTTTAGTGGCCTAAAGGATTCTCTGGTtcgtaaattaataagtaaagaAGCAGAACATGGAATAATAGGTGATGGGATTATACCAGAAGTGAATGATTTGTGTGCTGCTTTTCAGTTGGCAATAGCTGAGCATGTGGTACATAGACTAGACAGAGCAATTCTGTTTTGtgaaaagaataaaattattactgacaattgtaaaaatattgtgGTTTCTGGAGGAGTTGCTTgcaataactttatatttaattcCCTTCAGTATTTAGGAGAGAAAAGGGGGTACAATGTATACCGACCACCACCTAGAGTATGTACTGATAATGGAATAATGATCGCATGGAATGGTATAGAAAAACTAAGGATTCAACAGGGTGTTTTTTCTAATATCGACTTGAAGGATATTGACCCAGAGGCTCCTTTAGggaaaaacattatagaagaagTTAAGTCAGCAAATATACAAACCAAAGTTactagattaaaaaaatatatagtatcTTACTTTtgtgctttaattagttcctTGACCCTTaagattaatttaaaagaaaaatatgtatgtaactttacaacattattttattaa